A section of the Ranitomeya imitator isolate aRanImi1 chromosome 7, aRanImi1.pri, whole genome shotgun sequence genome encodes:
- the LOC138645625 gene encoding LOW QUALITY PROTEIN: up-regulator of cell proliferation-like (The sequence of the model RefSeq protein was modified relative to this genomic sequence to represent the inferred CDS: substituted 1 base at 1 genomic stop codon): protein MTSGGASWTIEHLRSELIETLEEDVDTVLDKMKSLHLISLEENIAIQHDENSRVRVEKLMDLILLKGETACENFLSHIESIVLRFPALPNLFESFVKYKEKVFQQLVEQLDVKTHLTTKLSLSDVLSIGPENVNVLPQQFKDIMCHFLRKLMALNQTARNIELQPDPSTQEPNDEDDDNYEDMFEDCVKKYQSCPINPLDIICVLLHCSDSLLQQEILTKMSMCQFSVPLLLPSGDGSRSTFMLWAMRDIVKKWRPQSLADSKGFREDNVVNIEMPIFSFVRLGPNKLSKSKLLNQILNPAQRHHEFFIHDNMEGGNINRKISDGLVEMSWYFPCGNSDVFPEPIAVANLRGDLESNXEQFTFLTRISSATFIFIESMCERHVRLLSFCSSSDTQFYFIVSPGKDKVVDSETRKHLKNIMKRLQTGKKHILTKGSNANDAEFVKRIQITIERFLSADHKTSSIESLKNHRYELHIDVDENFPECQKARAHACNITSLITNVEEYKRETLKLQGELWKQLAKVEKELCRMTKQGGRDTHTYETELKQQRISLHREQNQHDLPNGIMLFINAITHLSREEKQYFLKWMKFELDLIARKNVTDLQVEYKEKSKSNNSEELKKIDQKLSDSSLGLEHFLRELGQFYEAECSMIKEDILPEHRRQFGGLPAIAADLLLDGFPLELIDGDASNIPMKWVTDVLIELNEKHGLKCKMAVITVLGVQSTGKSTLLNTMFGLQFPVASGRCTRGAFMTLIKVKENFQKMMGCACILVIDTEGLKAPELASLDDSYEHDNELATLVIGLSDITIVNMSMENATEMKDILQIVVHAFLRMKEVGKKPSCQFVHQNVGDVSAHENTLRDRKTLLEQLDEMTKVAAAMEKRRGITAFTDVMDYDVEKHNWYIPGLWLGDPPMAPVNSGYSENVFKLKQYLLDFMKSQNRSSNIPGFITWLESLWNAVKHEKFIFSFINSLVADAYNNLSVNFSHWEWEFQKKVYNWITRTENKIENQSAEILDRHTITEYRGDLEQLLLKEETKMVQHLEKYFENRLENVNLVERHREDFIQSVKFLRKELERNAINKCIEAISIQRGKYEIQKIQNEYQQVIEEKITNLLDSCKKKNLELSDEEIKQEFERMWEETLSELQIETLHRRNVCKAMLSQVKTDLSRRGPAICQTLVHINDLEEYANQPFSMNKKYVDQSMVSHITNRLGFGNEPYDKVGHLATSLIDMCNKYVTEKVSTSSDYDDMYSQELLYKINRKLQSGNKKLHFSAEFELHIKLFIFAKASKMFQKMHDVFIQKNDPKTRLENLKPQYLTTFLSIFKEKDESWTRVRQFCERCLKPAIIEYIFKHLGEKMVDDVLNGVDNMRFSSRSYFQCNILTNLLEEMSFAKYVQYINSYEEFSKTWILNYITEKYQSTETLGPLYENILSFICAKIRIVLQDETCLQSENVSLFLENVCEKLSGELVISQTEMKVIKFHNTVKVEQFSSKIQELLTEMKDQVLSDLKSMSPDIILSRVTLKPQDELLKKVIGCGHQCPFCKVPCEAGGADHKEHFASVHRPQGLGKYRWEKKEDLVTDICSTAVVSATNFKNSDTGGKWHPYKEYRTYYPDWAIHPDPSIESSDYWKFVVAQFNEEFAKEYKAKPAKLPDDWHQIMDIQALESLRKVFNLY, encoded by the exons ATGACGTCAGGAGGAGCATCATGGACCATTGAACATCTGAGGTCAGAATTAATAGAAACTTTGGAAGAAGATGTAGACACTGTGTTGGATAAAATGAAATCTCTCCACCTCATCTCCCTGGAGGAAAACATTGCTATTCAACATGATGAAAACTCGAGAGTCCGGGTGGAAAAACTAATGGACCTTATTCTTCTAAAAGGAGAAACGGCCTGTGAAAACTTCCTCAGTCATATAGAAAGCATTGTTCTTAGATTTCCAGCATTGCCTAATTTGTTTGAGTCCTTTGTGAAAT ATAAAGAGAAAGTATTTCAACAATTGGTGGAACAGCTGGATGTGAAGACACACTTGACAACAAAGCTTTCCCTGAGTGATGTCCTAAGTATTGGCCCAGAGAACGTAAATGTTCTACCACAACAGTTTAAGGATATAATGTGTCATTTTCTGAGAAAACTTATGGCTTTAAACCAAACAGCACGGAATATTGAGCTGCAGCCAGATCCTTCTACTCAGGAACCTAACGATGAAGATGATGATAATTATGAAGATATGTTTGAAGACTGCGTAAAAAAATATCAGTCTTGTCCCATCAACCCACTGGACATTATTTGTGTTCTCCTTCATTGTTCAGACAGTTTACTTCAACAGGAAATTTTAACAAAAATGTCCATGTGCCAGTTCTCTGTTCCTCTTTTGCTTCCCTCTGGTGATGGTTCAAGATCCACCTTCATGCTTTGGGCAATGAGAGATATTGTGAAGAAATGGAGACCTCAGTCTCTAGCAGATAGTAAAGGGTTCAGAGAAGACAACGTGGTGAACATTGAGATGCCGATCTTCTCTTTCGTCAGGCTGGGGCCAAATAAGTTATCAAAATCTAAACTACTAAACCAGATTCTTAACCCAGCTCAACGTCATCATGAGTTCTTCATACACGACAACATGGAAGGAGGGAACATTAATAGGAAGATATCTGACGGGCTGGTGGAAATGTCCTGGTATTTTCCTTGTGGAAATTCTGATGTTTTCCCAGAGCCGATAGCTGTGGCCAATCTACGTGGAGATCTGGAGTCCAACTGAGAACAGTTCACCTTTCTCACTCGGATCTCATCGGCCACCTTCATATTTATTGAGAGTATGTGTGAGAGACACGTCCGATTATTATCATTCTGCAGCTCCTCTGACACCCAGTTTTATTTCATAGTTTCTCCAGGTAAAGACAAGGTTGTCGACTCAGAAACAAGAAAACACCTAAAGAACATAATGAAAAGGTTACAAACTGGTAAAAAACATATTTTAACTAAGGGAAGCAATGCCAATGATGCTGAGTTTGTAAAACGGATACAAATAACCATTGAAAGGTTTTTGAGCGCAGATCACAAAACTTCAAGTATAGAAAGTCTGAAAAACCACAGATATGAACTTCACATTGATGTGGATGAGAATTTTCCAGAATGCCAAAAAGCGAGAGCGCATGCATGTAACATCACTTCACTCATCACAAATGTTGAAGAATATAAAAGGGAGACACTGAAACTTCAAGGGGAACTTTGGAAACAATTGGCAAAAGTGGAAAAAGAACTATGTAGAATGACAAAACAAGGAGGGCGAGACACACATACGTATGAGACAGAATTGAAACAGCAGCGGATCTCACTGCACCGGGAGCAGAACCAACATGACTTGCCAAATGGCATCATGTTATTCATCAACGCTATTACTCATTTGTCTCGGGAAGAAAAACagtatttcttaaaatggatgaaATTTGAACTTGATTTAATAGCTAGAAAAAATGTAACTGATCTACAAGTGGAATACAAAGAAAAATCCAAGTCCAATAATTCAGAAGAGCTTAAAAAGATAGACCAGAAATTATCTGATAGTTCCCTCGGGTTAGAACATTTCCTTCGAGAGTTGGGACAGTTTTATGAGGCAGAATGTTCCATGATAAAAGAAGACATACTTCCAGAGCACAGGAGACAGTTTGGTGGACTGCCAGCCATAGCTGCCGACTTACTTCTGGATGGCTTTCCATTGGAGTTAATTGATGGAGATGCTTCTAATATCCCCATGAAATGGGTAACTGATGTATTAATTGAACTAAATGAAAAACATGGTCTAAAATGTAAGATGGCAGTGATAACTGTGCTGGGAGTGCAGAGTACGGGGAAGTCCACCCTCCTGAACACCATGTTTGGTCTACAGTTCCCTGTTGCCAGTGGTCGATGCACACGAGGAGCCTTCATGACTCTCATTAAAGTGAAGGAGAACTTCCAGAAGATGATGGGTTGTGCATGTATTCTAGTTATTGACACTGAAGGGTTGAAAGCTCCTGAATTGGCTTCTCTTGATGACAGTTATGAACATGACAATGAATTAGCTACATTAGTCATTGGGTTGAGTGACATCACTATAGTCAACATGTCCATGGAAAATGCAACAGAAATGAAAGATATTTTACAGATTGTGGTCCATGCTTTCCTTAGGATGAAAGAAGTTGGAAAGAAGCCGAGCTGTCAGTTTGTTCATCAGAACGTGGGTGATGTGTCCGCCCATGAGAACACGCTGAGAGACAGGAAAACACTTCTGGAACAGTTAGATGAAATGACAAAAGTGGCTGCAGCTATGGAAAAGAGAAGGGGAATCACAGCATTCACTGATGTGATGGACTACGATGTCGAGAAGCACAACTGGTACATTCCTGGGTTGTGGCTTGGAGACCCACCAATGGCTCCCGTGAATTCTGGCTACAGTGAAAATGTCTTCAAGCTAAAACAGTATCTGCTTGACTTCATGAAATCCCAAAACAGATCTTCCAATATTCCGGGGTTTATTACTTGGTTAGAAAGTTTGTGGAATGCTGTGAAACATGAGAAATTCATCTTTAGTTTCATAAACAGTTTGGTGGCTGATGCTTACAATAATTTGTCTGTGAATTTTTCTCATTGGGAGTGGGAGTTTCAGAAAAAGGTCTACAACTGGATCACcagaacagaaaacaaaatagagaATCAGTCAGCTGAGATCTTGGACAGACACACGATTACCGAGTACAGGGGCGACCTTGAACAGCTGCTGCTCAAAGAGGAAACTAAAATGGTGCAACACCTGGAAAAGTATTTTGAAAATAGGTTGGAAAATGTGAATCTTGTAGAACGGCATCGAGAAGATTTCATACAGAGTGTAAAATTTTTAAGAAAAGAACTGGAAAGAAACGCTATCAATAAATGCATTGAGGCTATTTCTATTCAAAGAGGGAAGTATGAGATCCAGAAGATCCAAAATGAGTATCAACAAGTCATAGAAGAAAAGATCACAAATCTCCTGGACAGCTGTAAGAAGAAGAACCTCGAACTGAGCGATGAAGAAATAAAACAGGAATTTGAGCGAATGTGGGAAGAGACACTATCAGAATTACAGATAGAGACATTGCATCGGAGAAATGTGTGCAAAGCAATGTTAAGCCAGGTGAAGACTGACCTCAGCAGAAGAGGACCAGCCATATGTCAGACATTGGTCCACATAAATGATTTAGAAGAGTATGCAAATCAACCTTTTTCCATGAATAAAAAGTATGTTGATCAGTCTATGGTTTCACATATTACAAACAGATTGGGTTTCGGTAACGAACCTTATGATAAGGTAGGACATCTTGCCACCTCACTGATAGACATGTGTAATAAATATGTCACAGAGAAAGTAAGTACCTCTTCAGACTACGATGATATGTACAGCCAGGAACTATTGTACAAGATTAACAGAAAACTACAGAGTggaaacaaaaagcttcacttctcAGCAGAATTTGAGTTGCACATCAAACTTTTCATCTTTGCGAAGGCATCAAAAATGTTTCAGAAGATGCATGATGTCTTCATTCAAAAAAACGACCCTAAAACACGTTTAGAAAACCTGAAACCTCAGTATTTGACGACATTTCTCAGTATATTTAAAGAGAAGGATGAAAGCTGGACTAGAGTCAGACAGTTTTGTGAGCGATGTCTAAAGCCGGCCATCATCGAATACATCTTCAAACATCTGGGAGAAAAGATGGTGGATGACGTTTTAAATGGTGTCGATAATATGAGGTTCAGCAGCAGAAGTTATTTTCAGTGTAACATATTGACAAATTTACTGGAAGAAATGTCTTTTGCAAAATATGTGCAATACATCAATTCATATGAGGAATTTTCAAAAACCTGGATCCTGAATTATATCACAGAGAAATATCAATCCACGGAAACCTTAGGACCATTGTACGAAAATATTCTGTCTTTCATTTGTGCCAAAATCCGGATCGTTCTGCAGGACGAAACTTGTCTTCAAAGTGAGAATGTTTCTTTGTTTTTGGAAAATGTTTGTGAGAAGTTGAGCGGAGAATTAGTGATTTCACAGACCGAAATGAAAGTCATTAAGTTCCATAACACAGTGAAGGTGGAGCAATTTTCCTCCAAGATTCAGGAGTTACTGACAGAAATGAAAGATCAAGTCCTATCAGACCTGAAATCTATGAGTCCAGACATCATACTTTCCAGAGTCACATTGAAACCTCAGGATGAGTTATTGAAGAAAGTGATCGGATGTGGACATCAGTGTCCGTTCTGTAAAGTGCCCTGTGAGGCCGGAGGAGCCGACCATAAGGAGCATTTTGCATCTGTTCACAGACCTCAAGGTTTGGGGAAATacagatgggaaaaaaaagaagatTTAGTGACAGACATTTGTTCCACGGCTGTTGTGTCTGCAACcaatttcaaaaactctgacaccgGTGGAAAATGGCATCCATACAAAGAGTATCGCACATACTATCCAGACTGGGCCATCCATCCCGACCCCAGCATCGAGTCCTCAGATTACTGGAAATTTGTCGTTGCCCAATTTAATGAAGAATTTGCTAAAGAATATAAAGCCAAACCGGCTAAACTGCCAGATGACTGGCACCAAATCATGGATATTCAGGCCCTTGAAAGTCTACGGAAAGTTTTCAATTTGTATTAA